TTCGCCGTGGCGATGGCGCTATAGGAACACGACGAGGAGATGAACCCAAAGAGCGACCCGTAGCCAATCTCACGTAGGCCATTGCCCTCTAGTAGGTCTGCGACTTCTTCGTCTGACGTCCACGCCTCAACGCCTCCTGCAATGGCGAAGCCGATCACGAGCGCCCACCAAGTGATCCATGCCATGGCGACAGTCGTCGTCGCCGCATGTTTCGTACTCTCCACGAAGAACGTTCCCAACGGCTTCGAAGTTGTGAATACTCCGATACCGATGGTCACGAGAGCGATAGCGACAAGGATCGCATATTCTTTTTTCTCCATACAAAGCACTACGGGAGTCCCACCTAATCGTGTTCTGTCTAATACATTGGTGGTGAAAACGGACGAATAAACCCATCCACTAACTATGTAGTGGATCCTACTTTGTTTTCCAAAGCGTGGGTGGATTTGACCCACGTTTCCACGGGGACCAATGCTGATTATTCGGCAAAATAATCCACTCAGAAGCCCAATTACGGCAATTTCAAAGACTTCGAGTTCGAACGAAGAATCCTAGGCAGAGAAACCCCAATACTGCCGTATCCGAGTCACAATCATCCCTATCTGTGTGTGAGGACAGTTTCTCTCGTGAACTCTATTCTTCTTCGGTGACGACAACGTCCAAACCATACTATCTGCCTACATTGATGCCCGTTATCAAGGAGAAATCGTTTGCATTTTCAGAGGGCTCTCGGCAGTAACATTCGTTGAAAAATTCTCAAACTAGATACTATTTGACTCATTCCCGATTGTTGTTTTCCCTCTGCAGGCGGTTACGGCGCGTATCGAATTCTTCTTCGGATAGGTCACCCCGAGCGTATGCTAATCGGAGTTCTTCGAGTGCTGGGTCAGCTCTCAAGTTATCTCCTTTAAAGGCACGATAGAGAAGATAACCACCTCCGAGCAGAATAATCAGTGGAATGAGCATCATGACCCATCCCCAGATCGGAGTGACTCGACCTCCATATCCTGGGCCCATCATCCACCCACCCATTAGCGGGAATGCGAACAGCATCATCACCACTGGGATGAGAAGAATGATCGCGAGAACGATGAGGACGATTCGAACGACCGAACCACTTTGATCTGCTGTGGTCATAGGTCCACATAGGTTCTATAATCACTTACAAATTCTCTCGATGGCGAGCGGACCGATATGATATATATTTAAAAATAAGAGGGGGAAAAGAGTGAGCCTCGGAGGAGCTAGTATAATTGGTTCACAACGCGTGCGACGAACGTTCCACTCAAACCGAATCGTCGGGCTCGTGTTTGTCGGCCATCCGATCGGCTTCAGCCTCGTATCGTTCTTGCAGATCTGGATCATCAACGGCTTCGAGGTTGGTGGGTGAGACATCCTTCGCAGCAGTCACCGAATCCATGTCCACCGCTTGTGCAGCGAGTTCCCGCCGGAAGATCCGGTCGCCATCGGGGGTTGCGTACTTGAGGATGATGAGGTCACGATTGTTGTAGCCACGTTCGACGAGCCACACACGGATTTCCTCAGTTTCACTTGACATAGTGTTAGTGATGGGAACCACGGTGTTAGGCAGTTCGGTAATCGTAGTGATCTTATAATTTACATCATATTGGCGGTTCATGACCTGTGGGTGATACAAATGGCGTTGAAAAGTGAAAACCCGTACTGCTATAACCGAACCACAAACATCTCTGTCTGTGTGTGAGGACAGTTCCCCCCGTAAAATCCTATCCCTCCTGGGAGACGAACACGTCCAAACCATACTAGCGGTTACGAGTGAACAATCCATGTCCGCGAACGAACTGAGCGATACCTGTGGTATTTCACTACCTACTGTGTATAGACGCATCCAAGAACTGGTCGAATACGACCTGCTTTCCGAACAGAACAAAATAGCACCCGACGGAAATCACTATAAGAAGTACGAAGCGGCAGTCGAGCGGATCGATGTACAACTGCAACAAGGAACGTTCGCCGTAAACATCGAAGAGCAGCCACCAACAGATGCACCGGATCGTTTCAATCGACTGTGGAGCGATATCCGGAGGGACGATTCATAATGCACCAGGGTCTCATCGCAGCGAAAATTGTCGTTATGATACTTGGTGTTCTTATCGCGCTCCAAAGCTATCGCGCATATAGGCGATACGAGAACCAACCGATGCTCTTTCTCGCCATCGGATTTGTGATAATTAGTATTGGTGCCGTGATCGAAGGCATACTGTTCGATATCGTCAATATGTCGATTTTCTATTCGGGCTTGATTCAGTCCATAATCGTCATTATCGGTATGGGATTTATCCTGTACTCTCTCTACTACCAACCCTCGTAGATGTGTAGCATTTTTTTGACGACGTCCCCTCTTTCGTCGAACCGTCCCTCTAGCCGCTGTGAAACCGATATTTTCGATAGTAAACTTCGCTTATCGGACTTAAACGTACGGTCGATTTGAATGTACAATATTTCTAATTTTAATGTTGATATTAAACGTTTCGGTGATATTCGTTCTATGAAGTCACTCGTCGTGGATTATACATTTTCCCTTCGTTTGCCGCAGTGACGCAACCGTATCATTGCGCGAGATACCCGTCATGGAGCGACAGTACTGCCAATCCGACGATAATCTCGACCGTGAGAAACTATGGATTCCAATAAAAAATTCATCACACGACGATCGGTTTTGGGAGGTACAGCCCTCACACTCACAAGTCTCGCAGGTTGTACGGGATTAGGTGGGTCATCAAACGAATCGACGACAACAACCGCATCTACAACGCGAACGACGACAAATCAGACCACGACACACCGTCGTACGACAACTACTTCGGAGACACAAACGGCAGAAACGACTGAAACGACTGACACGACTGAAACAACCGAAACGACGACCAGAGAGAAACCGGGATACAAGGATTATCACTGGCACGGCGAGTTATTCTTCGAAATCGATGGGAAGCTCGTCGATTTCACGCAGCCGAAATACTTCCTCGATAACATCGAAAAGCAACACCCTGAGACGGTGTATTTTCACTTCCACAAGTCCGCACACGGCCCGAACGAGTGGAGTAATGAGAAGAAAGTCATCACGCTCGAACGTGGTTTGAATCTCTTGCCGGGCATCTCATACAAAAAACAGGGTGGAAATCACGTCATCGGATATGACGGGACGACGTATCAGGATGGCCGCTCTGGAGTCGACATCACCATCCACGAGCGAACCGAGGAAATCGACCCGACGAAATACGAGGTCCAACACGCGGACCAGTACTGGGTCCACATCTCGACTGGACGTAAATCGGGCACCAGTGGTGATACGCGGTCAGGGCTGCTCATGTTCGACATTAATAATCGCCGGTTGGATTTCACCGCATCGAAATACCAGCGTGCTGGAACGAAGCAATTCCAGTTTGCAAACAGCAACCCCCCGTACTACGGGTGGACGAACACGGGAGAGCCAATTACGCTCGCGGAGGTGTTCGACCAACTCCCGGATATTTCGTACTCGAATCGTGGTGGTCATACTATCAAATATTCCAGCAGTGACCGATACGATGGGATATATAA
This Haladaptatus sp. R4 DNA region includes the following protein-coding sequences:
- a CDS encoding SHOCT domain-containing protein yields the protein MTTADQSGSVVRIVLIVLAIILLIPVVMMLFAFPLMGGWMMGPGYGGRVTPIWGWVMMLIPLIILLGGGYLLYRAFKGDNLRADPALEELRLAYARGDLSEEEFDTRRNRLQRENNNRE
- a CDS encoding helix-turn-helix domain-containing protein; translation: MCEDSSPRKILSLLGDEHVQTILAVTSEQSMSANELSDTCGISLPTVYRRIQELVEYDLLSEQNKIAPDGNHYKKYEAAVERIDVQLQQGTFAVNIEEQPPTDAPDRFNRLWSDIRRDDS